The proteins below are encoded in one region of Enhydrobacter sp.:
- the cysG gene encoding siroheme synthase CysG: protein MKHLPLFFDLAGRTVLVVGQGAAAERRAALARSAGAVVRRAEAIAPAHLAGATAAFVATGDTESDRTAVAAIRSARLPVNVADCPALSDFIVPAIIDRDEVVVAVSTAGTSPTLATELRARIEALLPERVGALARLAASFRTQANALIGDPARRRAFWRRLVAGPAGRLMLSGDEAGARRLLLGDLEAARHAGRPSGIAHIVGAGPGDPDLLTLRAAQLLQEADVILHDDLVPPAILGRARRDAELVCVGKRKGRASWAQKEIEAEMIRRVRAGEIVVRLKAGDPFVFGRGGEEIEALRAAGLPVSVVPGITAALGVAASVGIPLTHRRIASAVTFVSGHAAAGARTSAWPTLVAQGHTVAVYMGATEAVSVRDRLLDAGASPSTPVAIVENGTRPDERVSVGRLSDLARLAVSHTSRGDAGPSLIIVGEVAAFADVRQQPLAQVS, encoded by the coding sequence ATGAAGCACCTGCCGCTTTTCTTCGATCTGGCCGGTCGTACGGTGCTCGTGGTTGGGCAGGGGGCGGCCGCCGAGCGGCGCGCTGCGCTCGCACGGTCGGCCGGGGCGGTCGTGCGGCGCGCCGAGGCGATCGCGCCCGCGCATCTGGCAGGTGCCACGGCGGCCTTCGTGGCCACCGGCGATACCGAGAGCGACAGGACGGCGGTTGCTGCCATCCGAAGCGCCCGGCTGCCCGTGAATGTCGCCGACTGTCCGGCCCTCAGCGATTTCATCGTGCCGGCGATCATCGATCGGGACGAGGTGGTGGTGGCGGTCTCGACGGCCGGCACCTCGCCCACCCTGGCGACGGAATTGCGGGCGCGGATCGAAGCGCTGTTGCCCGAGCGGGTGGGGGCGCTGGCGCGGCTCGCGGCGTCGTTCCGTACCCAGGCCAACGCCTTGATCGGCGATCCGGCGCGCCGGCGTGCGTTCTGGCGGCGTCTGGTCGCGGGACCGGCGGGGCGTCTGATGCTGTCCGGTGACGAGGCCGGCGCGCGCCGCCTCCTGCTCGGGGATCTCGAGGCCGCGCGACATGCCGGCCGGCCATCCGGCATCGCCCACATCGTCGGGGCCGGGCCGGGCGATCCCGATCTTCTGACCTTGCGCGCGGCGCAGCTTCTGCAGGAGGCCGACGTCATCCTGCACGACGACTTGGTGCCGCCGGCGATCCTCGGCCGCGCACGGCGCGACGCCGAGCTGGTCTGCGTCGGCAAGCGCAAGGGGCGCGCAAGCTGGGCGCAGAAGGAGATCGAGGCCGAGATGATCCGCCGCGTCCGTGCCGGCGAGATCGTCGTGCGCCTGAAGGCGGGCGATCCGTTCGTGTTCGGGCGCGGCGGCGAGGAGATCGAGGCGCTGCGCGCGGCCGGCCTTCCGGTATCGGTCGTGCCGGGCATCACCGCCGCGCTGGGCGTCGCCGCCTCGGTCGGCATCCCGCTGACGCACCGGCGTATCGCGTCCGCCGTCACTTTCGTGAGCGGCCATGCCGCGGCGGGGGCCCGGACGTCCGCCTGGCCGACGCTGGTCGCCCAGGGCCACACGGTCGCCGTCTATATGGGCGCCACGGAAGCCGTGTCCGTGCGCGACCGCCTGCTGGACGCCGGCGCGTCCCCTTCGACGCCGGTCGCCATCGTCGAAAACGGCACCCGACCCGATGAGCGCGTTTCGGTCGGACGTCTTTCGGATCTGGCGCGGCTCGCCGTCTCTCACACCTCCCGCGGCGACGCCGGTCCCAGCCTCATCATCGTCGGCGAGGTCGCGGCCTTCGCCGATGTCCGGCAACAACCTCTTGCTCAGGTGTCGTGA
- a CDS encoding nitrite/sulfite reductase, whose amino-acid sequence MPDTHFYRYDEYDRRLVAERVEQFRDQVRRRLAGELTEEQFKPLRLTNGLYLQLHAYMLRIAIPYGTLSSRQLRKLAEIARKYDRGYGHFTTRQNLQLHWIKLEQAPDAIAALAEVDMHSIQTSGNCVRNTTADHFAGAAADEIEDPRVWCEIVRQWSTLHPEFSFLPRKFKIAITGSPNDRAAVRVHDIGLRLWRNDEGEVGFEVIVGGGLGRTPMIGKTLREFLPRDELLAYLEATLRVYNRYGRRDNLFKARIKILVHEIGAEKMREEVEAEYRSMKDSALKLAPETVEAIARQFAPPPLRPGRTRVPEVEALKLGDPDFALWLKSNVAPHRVPGHAIVTASLKPAGAPPGDASAAQMEGVADIADMYSFSEIRVSHEQNLVLPHVAIEDLPAVYRALGRLGFAEANVGKITDIIACPGLDYCSLANARSIPVAQRISTRFAALARQHDIGDLKIKISGCINACGHHHVGHIGILGVDKNGVELYQISLGGDVDFGQTSLGTILGPAVPADRVVEAVEALVAVYLDARRAGERFVDTYRRLGIQPFKERVYAAV is encoded by the coding sequence ATGCCTGATACGCATTTCTATCGCTACGACGAGTACGACCGCCGGCTGGTGGCCGAGCGCGTCGAGCAGTTCCGCGACCAGGTGCGCCGCCGTCTCGCCGGCGAGCTGACGGAGGAGCAGTTCAAGCCGCTGCGGCTCACCAACGGGCTCTACCTGCAGCTTCATGCCTACATGCTGCGGATCGCCATTCCCTACGGCACGCTGTCGTCACGCCAGTTGCGCAAGCTTGCCGAGATCGCTCGCAAGTACGACCGCGGCTACGGCCATTTCACCACCCGCCAGAACCTGCAGCTCCACTGGATCAAGCTCGAGCAGGCGCCGGATGCGATCGCGGCGCTGGCCGAGGTCGACATGCATTCGATCCAGACCAGCGGCAACTGCGTGCGCAACACCACGGCGGATCATTTCGCCGGCGCGGCGGCCGACGAGATCGAGGACCCGCGGGTGTGGTGCGAGATCGTGCGCCAATGGTCGACGCTGCATCCCGAATTCAGCTTCCTGCCGCGCAAGTTCAAGATCGCCATCACCGGCTCTCCCAACGACCGCGCCGCGGTGCGCGTGCACGATATCGGCCTCAGGCTCTGGCGCAACGACGAGGGCGAGGTCGGGTTCGAGGTGATCGTGGGCGGCGGCCTTGGGCGCACGCCGATGATCGGCAAGACGCTGCGGGAATTCCTGCCCAGGGACGAGCTGCTCGCCTATCTCGAGGCGACGCTGCGCGTCTACAACCGCTACGGCCGGCGCGACAATCTCTTCAAGGCGCGCATCAAGATCCTGGTGCACGAGATCGGCGCCGAGAAGATGCGGGAGGAGGTCGAGGCCGAGTACCGGTCCATGAAGGACAGCGCCCTCAAGCTCGCTCCCGAGACCGTCGAAGCCATCGCGCGACAGTTTGCACCGCCGCCGCTTCGGCCCGGGCGCACGCGCGTTCCGGAGGTGGAGGCGTTGAAGCTCGGGGACCCTGACTTCGCGCTCTGGCTCAAGTCGAACGTGGCGCCGCACCGCGTGCCGGGACACGCGATCGTGACGGCCTCGCTGAAGCCCGCCGGCGCGCCGCCGGGCGATGCCAGCGCGGCCCAGATGGAAGGCGTGGCCGATATCGCCGACATGTACAGCTTCAGCGAGATACGCGTCAGCCACGAGCAGAACCTCGTGCTGCCGCACGTCGCGATCGAGGATTTGCCGGCCGTCTATCGCGCGCTCGGCCGGCTGGGATTTGCCGAAGCCAATGTCGGCAAGATCACCGATATCATCGCCTGCCCGGGGCTCGACTACTGCTCGCTCGCCAACGCCCGCTCGATCCCGGTGGCGCAGCGCATCTCCACTCGCTTCGCCGCGCTCGCGCGGCAGCACGATATCGGCGATCTGAAGATCAAGATCTCCGGCTGCATCAACGCCTGCGGCCATCACCACGTGGGCCATATCGGCATCCTGGGCGTCGACAAGAACGGCGTCGAGCTCTACCAGATCAGCCTCGGCGGCGACGTCGATTTCGGGCAGACCTCGCTCGGCACGATCCTCGGCCCGGCCGTACCGGCGGACCGGGTCGTCGAGGCGGTGGAGGCGCTGGTCGCCGTCTACCTCGACGCCCGGAGGGCAGGCGAGCGTTTCGTCGACACGTACCGACGTCTCGGCATCCAGCCGTTCAAGGAGCGTGTCTATGCCGCTGTATAG
- a CDS encoding nuclear transport factor 2 family protein, translated as MNDLETLQALNRDYITSVQNGDARRFEEILSQDFLNTNPDGSLVDKQGFLKQIAPPVKIRDLACHDVNVRLMGDFAIVHARTTYTLPDGRSGKGRYTDIYARRDGRWLCVAAQVARS; from the coding sequence ATGAACGACCTGGAAACGCTTCAGGCGCTCAACCGCGACTACATCACCTCGGTGCAGAACGGCGACGCCAGGCGTTTCGAGGAGATCCTGTCGCAGGATTTCCTGAACACGAACCCCGATGGCTCGCTCGTCGACAAGCAGGGTTTCCTGAAGCAGATCGCCCCGCCGGTGAAGATCAGGGATCTCGCCTGCCACGACGTCAATGTGCGCCTGATGGGCGACTTCGCGATCGTGCACGCGCGCACGACCTACACCTTGCCGGACGGGCGGTCGGGCAAGGGCCGCTACACCGACATCTATGCGCGCCGCGACGGTCGATGGCTGTGCGTGGCCGCGCAGGTGGCGCGGAGCTGA
- a CDS encoding Hsp20 family protein, whose product MRGFDYSPFYRATVGFDRMFDLLDSVAGQASGNGYPPYNIEKAGENAYRIVMAVAGFAESELNVTQKENELLVTGQSAPNGDEGKQYLYRGIAGRNFERRFQLADHVKVTGASLTNGLLTIELQREIPEEKKPRAIEIKAEAAKPALTH is encoded by the coding sequence ATGCGTGGATTCGACTATTCGCCGTTCTATCGTGCCACCGTCGGCTTCGATCGGATGTTCGACCTGCTCGACAGCGTGGCAGGCCAGGCTTCCGGTAACGGCTACCCCCCGTACAACATCGAGAAGGCAGGCGAGAACGCCTACCGCATCGTGATGGCGGTCGCGGGCTTTGCCGAGTCGGAGCTGAACGTGACCCAGAAGGAGAATGAGCTCCTGGTCACCGGCCAAAGCGCGCCGAACGGCGACGAAGGCAAGCAGTATCTCTATCGCGGCATCGCCGGGCGCAACTTCGAGCGCCGGTTCCAGCTCGCCGACCATGTGAAGGTCACGGGCGCGAGCCTTACCAACGGCCTGCTGACGATCGAGCTGCAGCGCGAGATCCCGGAGGAGAAGAAGCCCCGTGCGATCGAGATCAAGGCCGAGGCCGCCAAGCCCGCCCTGACGCACTGA
- a CDS encoding DUF934 domain-containing protein — protein MPLYREGSAAPVADDGPAPAPLADWLGDRRGSAVALLNTDDAEALRPHLAALTLITLHFPKFSDGRAYSQARILRERLGYGGELRAVGNVLQDQLPFLLRCGFDSFESEQKGFGEALLKARTLFSVVYQPTEDGRPTASQLRLLGRRVMLAAAE, from the coding sequence ATGCCGCTGTATAGGGAAGGTTCCGCGGCGCCGGTTGCCGATGACGGACCGGCGCCGGCGCCGCTTGCCGATTGGCTCGGCGACCGCCGCGGGTCCGCGGTGGCGCTCCTCAACACCGACGACGCGGAGGCGCTGCGGCCGCATCTCGCGGCGCTGACGCTGATCACGCTGCATTTCCCCAAGTTCAGCGACGGTCGCGCCTACAGCCAGGCCCGCATCCTGCGCGAGCGGTTGGGCTATGGCGGCGAGTTGCGCGCGGTCGGGAACGTCCTGCAGGATCAGCTCCCGTTCCTGCTGCGGTGCGGCTTCGACTCGTTCGAGAGCGAGCAGAAGGGGTTTGGCGAGGCGCTGCTCAAGGCGCGCACCCTGTTCAGCGTCGTCTATCAGCCCACCGAGGATGGCCGGCCGACGGCCTCGCAGCTTCGCTTGCTCGGCCGCCGCGTCATGCTCGCGGCGGCGGAGTGA
- a CDS encoding DUF2849 domain-containing protein, whose amino-acid sequence MAKNLSGDLQIASANRLADGMVVFLDEAGQWTGRLDRAAVARDRRAAEILLERARVESFTVVDPFLVAVVEDEAGHIEPLSLREKIRASGLTFAAIAAEAVRYA is encoded by the coding sequence ATGGCCAAGAATCTCAGCGGCGACCTCCAGATCGCGTCTGCAAACCGCCTCGCCGACGGCATGGTGGTCTTCCTCGACGAGGCCGGCCAGTGGACCGGGCGGCTCGACCGGGCCGCGGTGGCGCGCGACAGGCGGGCGGCCGAAATCCTGCTCGAGCGCGCCCGTGTCGAATCCTTCACGGTCGTCGACCCCTTCCTGGTGGCGGTGGTCGAGGACGAGGCGGGGCACATCGAGCCGCTGTCGCTCAGGGAAAAGATCCGTGCCTCCGGCCTCACCTTCGCGGCCATCGCCGCCGAAGCGGTGCGCTATGCCTGA